In one window of Anser cygnoides isolate HZ-2024a breed goose chromosome 3, Taihu_goose_T2T_genome, whole genome shotgun sequence DNA:
- the COQ3 gene encoding ubiquinone biosynthesis O-methyltransferase, mitochondrial, which produces MWGGTGAVWGSGGAIWGSPGAVRGGSGPLRAIARALRGRREAAAGGGRGELSFRTGPRATLQKHSRKVPLESSSALPVSVTEIKRSMLATKRLLSTSHSSVDPKEMKKFQLLAHKWWDEEGDYSALHSMNDIRVPFIRDTLLNMSSNYHLGSPLSGIKILDVGCGGGLLSEPLGRLGASVTGIDPLEDNIRTAEQHKSFDPVLAKRIQYKASSLEEIVEESMETFDVIVASEVVEHVADLEMFIKCCSQVLKPEGSLFITTINKTQLSYILGIVVAEKIVGIIPEGTHEWEKFVPPEELQRLLESHGFSVQAVNGMLYNPLTGSWSWMESTSINYAMHAVKSGAEGRSSPTESLSEMESEQRSATAGTSV; this is translated from the exons atgtggggcggcaccggggccgtgtgggggagcggaggggccatatggggcagccccggggccgtaCGGGGCGGCAGCGGCCCGCTCCGAGCCATCGCCCGCGCCCTGAGGGGCCGGCGGGAGGCGGCCGCGGGCG GTGGCCGTGGTGAGCTGTCTTTTCGGacaggcccaagggctactCTGCAGAAGCATAGTCGCAAAGTACCGCTGGAATCCAGTAGCGCTCTGCCCGTCTCtgtgactgaaataaaaaggagcAT GCTCGCCACGAAGAGACTTCTCAGCACCTCACACTCATCAGTGGATCCAAAGGAGATGAAAAAATTCCAGCTCCTCGCACATAAGTGGTGGGATGAAGAAGGAGACTATTCAGCCCTTCATTCTATGAATGACATTAGAGTGCCATTTATTAG agataCTCTGTTGAACATGAGTAGCAATTATCATCTGGGAAGCCCGCTTTCTGGAATAAAGATTTTGGATGTTGGCTGTGGTGGTGGACTGCTAAGTGAG CCTCTAGGTAGACTGGGAGCTTCAGTTACCGGAATTGATCCTCTGGAGGACAACATTagaacagcagagcagcacaagtCATTTGATCCAGTTCTGGCCAAGAGAATACAGTACAAGGCCAGTTCACTGGAGGAGATTGTGGAAGAGTCTATGGAAACGTTTGATGTAATTGTAGCTTCAGAAGTAGTGGAGCATGTGGCTGACCTTGAAATGTTTATCAAGTGTTGCTCCCAGGTGTTAAAG ccTGAAGGTTCTTTATTCATTACTACAATCAATAAAACACAGTTGTCCTATATCCTGGGAATTGTGGTCGCAGAGAAAATAGTAGGCATCATACCAGAAGGAACGCACGAGTGGGAGAAGTTTGTTCCCCCTGAAGAGCTGCAGCGCCTGCTGGAATCGC ATGGCTTCTCAGTTCAGGCTGTGAACGGGATGTTGTACAACCCCCTCACGGGGTCATGGAGCTGGATGGAAAGCACAAGTATTAACTATGCGATGCACGCTGTGAAATCTGGTGCTGAGGGACGGTCAAGCCCAACAGAGTCTCTGTCAGAGATGGAAAGCGAGCAGCGCTCAGCCACAGCTGGCACCAGCGTGTGA